The following proteins are encoded in a genomic region of Streptomyces gobiensis:
- the otsB gene encoding trehalose-phosphatase has product MGSPLPVPTTPAGRTGLEAFLAAPEQSVVALDFDGTLAPIVADPAQARPHPGVVPALSRLAPRLRAVVVITGRPAQLAVRYGGFAGAPGLERMTVLGAYGAERWDAATGEIQQPPPDPGVAAVRAGLPGLLERLAVPDGTSVEDKGHAIAVHTRQAPDPAGTFELLQEPLRELAGRHGLRLEPGRFVLELRPPGMDKGLALLDFLRETDAGPVLYAGDDLGDLAAFAAIEKRRAEGTPGVLVCSGSTEVTELAARADLVVDGPAGVAALLASL; this is encoded by the coding sequence ATGGGCAGTCCTCTCCCGGTTCCCACCACCCCCGCGGGCCGCACGGGCCTGGAGGCCTTTCTCGCCGCCCCCGAACAGTCCGTTGTCGCGCTTGACTTCGACGGCACCCTCGCCCCGATCGTCGCCGACCCGGCACAGGCCCGCCCCCATCCCGGTGTCGTCCCCGCGCTGTCCCGGCTGGCACCACGGCTGCGCGCCGTCGTCGTCATCACCGGGCGACCGGCACAGCTCGCGGTGCGCTACGGCGGCTTCGCGGGGGCGCCGGGCCTGGAACGTATGACCGTGCTCGGGGCGTATGGCGCCGAGCGCTGGGACGCCGCGACGGGGGAGATCCAGCAGCCGCCGCCGGACCCGGGCGTCGCGGCCGTACGGGCCGGACTCCCCGGCCTGCTGGAGCGGCTGGCGGTCCCCGACGGTACCTCCGTCGAGGACAAGGGCCATGCGATCGCCGTCCACACCCGCCAGGCCCCCGACCCGGCCGGCACCTTTGAACTGCTCCAGGAGCCGCTGCGCGAGCTGGCCGGCCGGCACGGGCTGCGCCTCGAACCGGGGCGGTTCGTGCTGGAGCTGCGGCCGCCGGGCATGGACAAGGGCCTCGCCCTGCTCGATTTCCTCCGGGAGACCGACGCGGGCCCGGTCCTCTACGCGGGCGATGATCTCGGCGACCTCGCCGCCTTCGCCGCCATCGAGAAACGCCGTGCGGAGGGCACCCCGGGCGTGCTGGTGTGCAGCGGCAGTACGGAGGTCACGGAACTCGCCGCCCGCGCCGACCTGGTGGTCGACGGACCAGCGGGCGTAGCGGCCCTGCTGGCTAGCCTCTGA
- a CDS encoding DUF3263 domain-containing protein, translating to MTQQDEQPGQEGLSERDQAVLAVERRGWPGPGAKERAIREQLGLSPTRYYQLLNALLDDPRALAHDPVTVNRLRRRRDAQRERR from the coding sequence GTGACACAGCAGGACGAGCAGCCCGGCCAGGAAGGCCTGTCCGAACGGGACCAGGCCGTCCTGGCCGTCGAGCGACGCGGCTGGCCGGGCCCCGGCGCCAAGGAGCGGGCCATAAGAGAGCAGCTGGGCCTCTCGCCGACCCGCTACTACCAGTTGCTCAACGCCCTGCTGGACGACCCCCGGGCGCTCGCCCACGACCCCGTCACGGTCAACCGTCTTCGCCGACGCCGGGACGCCCAGCGGGAACGCCGATAG
- a CDS encoding extracellular solute-binding protein codes for MVSAVGLSAAACGNGDSGSEKVTLKLVAADYGDPSGNNGSQEYWDALARAFEKEHEGVTVDVSVYSWNDVDKKVAEMVKAGKAPDIAQIGAYADYAADGALYSAAEMLSIPVQADFIPVLAQAGELRRTQYGLPFVSSTRMLFYNKDLFTKAGLDPDKPPKSWAELKSAAEALKTAGVKIPYGLPLGPEEAPAETMMWMLSGGGSYTDNVGGYIIDSVENIKTFTWLRDDLVGAGLTGPSSPATTDRQTVFNAFSRGEVGMLNGHPTLMQQAGRQKINYATAPLPGRSGESGTTMGVADWILGFKQNGNREHIGKFLDFVFSVDQHYAFTDRYDLLPVTTSASDRMSSAKKHKALWPFLEQLQTAEFYPVGKISWAGTSQQIKKSIGKAVTQSGNPEAILGAIQRQADAEESAASGRL; via the coding sequence ATGGTGAGCGCTGTCGGACTGTCAGCCGCAGCCTGTGGCAACGGCGACTCCGGCAGTGAGAAGGTCACCCTCAAGCTTGTCGCCGCTGACTACGGTGACCCCAGCGGTAACAACGGCTCACAGGAGTACTGGGACGCTCTCGCCCGTGCCTTTGAGAAGGAGCATGAGGGCGTCACGGTCGATGTGTCCGTATACAGCTGGAACGATGTCGACAAGAAGGTCGCCGAGATGGTGAAGGCGGGGAAGGCCCCCGACATCGCCCAGATAGGCGCATACGCCGACTACGCCGCCGACGGCGCGCTGTACTCCGCCGCCGAGATGCTCTCCATCCCCGTGCAGGCCGACTTCATCCCGGTCCTCGCCCAGGCGGGTGAGCTGCGCCGCACCCAGTACGGCCTGCCCTTTGTCTCCAGTACCCGGATGCTGTTCTACAACAAGGACCTCTTCACCAAGGCCGGACTCGACCCGGACAAGCCGCCGAAGAGCTGGGCAGAGCTCAAGTCGGCCGCCGAGGCGCTGAAGACAGCCGGGGTGAAGATCCCGTACGGGCTGCCGCTCGGCCCCGAGGAGGCCCCGGCCGAGACCATGATGTGGATGCTGAGCGGCGGCGGCTCGTACACCGACAACGTCGGCGGCTACATCATCGACTCGGTGGAGAACATCAAGACCTTTACCTGGCTGCGCGATGATCTCGTCGGCGCGGGCCTCACCGGGCCCAGCTCCCCGGCCACCACCGACCGGCAGACCGTCTTCAACGCCTTCAGCCGTGGCGAGGTCGGCATGCTCAACGGCCACCCGACGCTGATGCAGCAGGCGGGGCGTCAGAAGATCAATTACGCCACCGCACCACTGCCCGGCCGGAGCGGTGAATCGGGCACCACCATGGGCGTCGCCGACTGGATTCTGGGCTTCAAGCAGAACGGCAACCGGGAACACATAGGCAAGTTCCTCGACTTCGTCTTCAGCGTCGATCAGCACTATGCCTTCACCGACCGCTATGACCTGCTACCCGTCACCACCTCGGCCTCCGACCGGATGAGCTCCGCCAAGAAGCACAAGGCCCTGTGGCCGTTCCTGGAGCAGCTCCAGACCGCCGAGTTCTACCCGGTGGGCAAGATCTCCTGGGCCGGGACCAGCCAGCAGATCAAGAAGTCCATCGGTAAGGCCGTCACCCAGAGCGGCAACCCGGAGGCCATCCTCGGCGCGATCCAGCGCCAGGCCGACGCCGAGGAGTCCGCGGCGAGCGGGCGACTGTAG
- a CDS encoding SIS domain-containing protein: MAAEPSRTAAELACQPSCWRRAADEAASFADALPRSGERVAVTGCGTSWFMAQSYAALREATGDGETDAFAASEFPVGRTYDRVIAITRSGTTTEVLDLLARLRGATATVALTADPESAVSNAANHTVVLDYADEESVVQTRFATTALMLLRTGLEARGALPAGVKSAAEAAVDAELAVTQPLPEVALGAEQWTFLGRGWAYGLALEAALKMREAAGAWTEAYPAMEYRHGPISITGPGRVAWVFGTLPEGLAADIDRVGGALVADGLDPVADLIRAQRLAVAVAEGRGLDPDRPRGLTRSVILPGG, encoded by the coding sequence ATGGCCGCCGAACCGTCCCGTACCGCCGCCGAGCTCGCCTGCCAGCCCAGCTGTTGGCGGCGCGCGGCGGATGAGGCAGCCTCCTTCGCGGACGCCCTGCCCCGCTCCGGCGAGCGGGTCGCGGTGACCGGATGCGGCACATCGTGGTTTATGGCCCAGTCGTACGCGGCCCTGCGGGAGGCGACGGGGGACGGCGAGACGGACGCATTCGCCGCGTCGGAGTTCCCGGTCGGCCGTACGTACGACCGGGTGATCGCGATCACCCGGTCCGGCACCACGACGGAGGTGCTGGATCTGCTGGCCCGGCTGCGCGGTGCGACGGCGACCGTCGCCTTGACCGCCGACCCGGAGTCGGCGGTCAGCAACGCCGCCAACCACACCGTGGTCCTCGACTACGCCGACGAGGAGTCAGTCGTACAGACACGCTTCGCGACAACCGCACTGATGCTTCTACGGACCGGGCTGGAGGCGCGGGGTGCGCTGCCCGCCGGTGTGAAGTCGGCCGCCGAAGCAGCCGTTGACGCGGAGTTGGCGGTCACCCAGCCGCTGCCGGAGGTGGCGCTCGGGGCCGAGCAGTGGACGTTTCTGGGGCGGGGCTGGGCGTACGGGCTGGCCCTGGAGGCGGCCCTGAAGATGCGGGAGGCGGCGGGCGCCTGGACCGAGGCGTATCCGGCGATGGAGTACCGGCACGGGCCGATCTCCATCACCGGGCCGGGCCGGGTGGCGTGGGTCTTCGGCACCCTGCCGGAGGGGCTGGCGGCGGATATCGACCGGGTCGGCGGCGCACTGGTGGCCGACGGGCTTGACCCGGTCGCCGATCTGATCCGCGCTCAGCGGCTCGCGGTCGCGGTGGCGGAGGGGCGGGGTCTGGACCCGGACCGCCCCCGCGGCCTGACCCGCAGCGTGATCCTCCCAGGAGGGTGA
- a CDS encoding flavin reductase family protein — protein MYSPAPRQPQTSIPHPEGVSEEQFRAAMARLAAGVVLVTAYDPEDGPRGEDVGMTATAFLSVSLEPPLVLLSVREGSRMDELLERQPLWAASLLAEGQRQTAGRFAMKGRLSDRLLFQELAHTRGEVSGALLVSGALAQLECRTEQRVSAGDHTLLVARVLTAALPQPEGGPLTYYRGRYRTLG, from the coding sequence GTGTATTCACCAGCGCCACGCCAGCCGCAGACGTCCATCCCCCATCCTGAAGGGGTGAGTGAGGAACAGTTCCGAGCCGCCATGGCGCGGCTGGCCGCGGGTGTGGTGCTGGTGACAGCCTACGACCCGGAGGACGGGCCGCGTGGCGAGGACGTCGGTATGACGGCGACGGCCTTTCTCTCCGTATCGCTGGAGCCGCCGCTGGTCCTGCTGAGCGTGCGGGAGGGTTCCCGGATGGACGAGCTGCTGGAGCGGCAGCCGCTGTGGGCGGCGTCCCTCCTGGCGGAGGGGCAGCGGCAGACGGCCGGTCGCTTCGCGATGAAGGGGCGGCTGAGTGACCGGCTCCTCTTCCAGGAGCTCGCGCATACGCGGGGCGAGGTTTCGGGGGCGCTGCTGGTGTCGGGGGCGCTGGCGCAGCTGGAGTGCCGCACGGAGCAGCGCGTCTCGGCCGGGGACCATACGCTGCTGGTGGCCCGGGTCCTGACGGCCGCCCTTCCGCAGCCGGAGGGCGGGCCTCTCACCTACTACCGGGGCCGCTACCGCACGCTTGGGTAG
- the cdgB gene encoding diguanylate cyclase CdgB: MDTDSEPYVRLATLRQLHQSVAQLNTARSLADTLQTVADGAVAGLGFELAAVNLVRSDGDLVVAAVAGHPGAEAMMAGRVGSRASWERRLAMGEAWGELRFIPYTEGWVLDDDDVPQWHTAGPAPRFSDEWHPMDRLFAPMYSSDGDLLGVISVDKPRNGRRPGAWGCEALQMYAFQAAIAISNARLRSNMQRALVRLEREQQALRASEESFRQAFEYAPSGMAIAEMGGDHHGRLIKTNDALCRLLGRPASVMRRYSFSDLVHPEDIGTLLRTSAEGGRAELRISRRDGSYVWVSLRNSVVADAADGPRFLLTHVEDIEERKRHELQLAHRASHDSLTGLPNSAELRARLSGKLCARPGPAPALSEPPPHIGTHGFSVDGFDGTGVEPLDGGYDHHLHVVAPESDDPADKGLAVLFCDLDGFKSINDRYGHHCGDAVLIEVARRLSGGVRDNDTVARLGGDEFVVLADGLCRADAADLAVRLRNAIIPPIRVDGRAVRVGASFGIGWAACGMSTEEVLHSADQRMYVEKRSRSKGQRRAG, encoded by the coding sequence ATGGACACTGACTCAGAGCCCTACGTCCGCCTCGCGACGCTGCGCCAGCTCCATCAGTCCGTGGCACAGCTCAACACCGCCCGCAGCCTCGCCGACACGCTCCAGACCGTCGCCGACGGCGCCGTCGCCGGACTTGGCTTCGAGCTCGCCGCCGTCAACCTCGTACGCTCCGATGGCGACCTTGTCGTCGCCGCCGTCGCGGGCCATCCCGGTGCTGAGGCGATGATGGCGGGCCGCGTCGGCTCCCGCGCCTCCTGGGAGCGCCGACTGGCCATGGGTGAGGCCTGGGGCGAGCTCCGCTTTATCCCGTACACCGAGGGCTGGGTCCTCGATGACGACGATGTCCCGCAGTGGCACACCGCCGGGCCCGCCCCCCGCTTCTCGGATGAGTGGCACCCGATGGACCGGCTCTTCGCCCCCATGTACTCCTCAGACGGCGACCTGCTCGGCGTCATATCCGTCGACAAGCCCCGCAACGGCCGCCGTCCCGGCGCCTGGGGCTGCGAGGCGCTGCAGATGTACGCGTTCCAGGCCGCCATCGCGATCAGCAACGCCCGGCTGCGCTCGAACATGCAGCGCGCCCTGGTCCGCCTGGAGCGCGAGCAGCAGGCGCTGCGCGCCAGCGAGGAGAGCTTCCGCCAGGCCTTCGAGTACGCGCCCAGCGGTATGGCCATCGCCGAGATGGGCGGCGACCACCACGGCCGGCTGATCAAGACGAATGACGCGCTGTGCCGCCTGCTGGGCCGCCCCGCCTCGGTGATGCGGCGCTACAGCTTCTCCGACCTCGTCCACCCGGAGGACATCGGCACCCTGTTGCGCACCTCCGCCGAGGGCGGCCGGGCGGAGCTGCGGATCAGCCGCCGCGACGGCTCCTACGTATGGGTCTCGCTCCGCAACTCCGTCGTCGCCGACGCCGCCGACGGCCCACGCTTCCTTCTCACCCATGTCGAGGACATAGAAGAGCGCAAGCGGCATGAGCTGCAGCTCGCGCACCGCGCCAGCCATGACTCCCTCACCGGCCTGCCGAACAGCGCCGAGCTGCGCGCCCGGCTCAGCGGCAAGCTGTGCGCCAGGCCCGGCCCGGCCCCGGCCCTGTCCGAGCCACCCCCACACATCGGCACCCATGGCTTCAGCGTGGACGGCTTCGACGGTACGGGCGTGGAGCCGCTGGACGGCGGTTATGACCACCATCTGCATGTGGTCGCTCCGGAGAGCGACGACCCGGCGGACAAGGGGCTCGCGGTTCTCTTCTGCGATCTTGACGGCTTTAAGTCGATCAACGACCGCTATGGCCACCACTGCGGTGACGCGGTGCTGATCGAGGTCGCTCGGCGGCTCTCCGGCGGCGTACGGGACAACGACACGGTGGCCCGGCTCGGCGGGGACGAGTTCGTGGTACTTGCTGACGGACTGTGCCGTGCCGACGCCGCCGACCTCGCGGTCCGGCTGCGTAACGCGATCATCCCGCCGATACGGGTGGACGGTCGCGCGGTACGCGTCGGGGCCAGTTTCGGCATTGGCTGGGCGGCCTGCGGAATGTCCACGGAAGAGGTCCTGCACTCCGCTGACCAGCGGATGTATGTGGAGAAGCGGTCCCGTTCCAAGGGGCAGCGCCGGGCGGGCTGA
- a CDS encoding carbohydrate-binding protein codes for MTAGNNGTNAPEGDDPFGYLYRSEDGTPTQAQQPGVPRTSYNQVRAVGERRYGQQAPSPYYAAPETQPSGGDVTRQHPEPSGNGHGQPPQKRNGLLIGALAVVAAVVIGVSAAVLFSDDDKANAGPNPSPTADAQPGEDGNRDGETHEDKGGDKEDPKAELPKEDASSLRLDNGPIVASDAKGAKSTNGDYIAGFNKEGATATWTTEIPEAGKYRLYVGYTVPGKDMKMGLWVNDAQRPQNLNFTNFAKAEEGDWEKGWTYTYGQVNVHEGANTFRISCGKGDACDVAIDRVWLTEDKG; via the coding sequence ATGACAGCCGGTAATAACGGTACGAACGCTCCGGAGGGCGACGACCCGTTCGGCTATCTGTACCGTTCGGAAGACGGCACGCCCACTCAGGCCCAGCAGCCCGGGGTCCCCCGTACGTCGTACAACCAGGTCCGCGCGGTCGGCGAGCGACGCTACGGCCAGCAGGCGCCCAGCCCGTACTACGCCGCCCCGGAGACCCAGCCCAGCGGTGGTGACGTCACCCGCCAGCACCCGGAGCCCTCCGGCAACGGCCACGGCCAGCCCCCGCAGAAGCGCAACGGCCTGCTCATCGGGGCCCTCGCGGTCGTCGCCGCCGTCGTCATCGGAGTCAGCGCCGCGGTCCTCTTCAGCGACGACGACAAGGCGAACGCCGGTCCCAACCCCTCGCCGACCGCCGACGCCCAGCCGGGCGAGGACGGCAACAGGGACGGCGAGACCCACGAGGACAAGGGCGGGGACAAGGAAGACCCGAAGGCCGAGCTGCCCAAGGAGGACGCCTCCAGCCTCCGACTGGACAACGGCCCCATCGTCGCCAGCGACGCCAAGGGCGCCAAGTCCACCAATGGTGACTACATCGCGGGCTTCAACAAGGAAGGCGCGACGGCGACCTGGACCACGGAGATCCCCGAGGCCGGGAAGTACCGGCTCTACGTCGGCTACACCGTGCCCGGTAAGGACATGAAGATGGGCCTGTGGGTCAACGACGCACAGCGGCCCCAGAACCTGAACTTCACAAACTTCGCCAAGGCGGAAGAAGGCGACTGGGAAAAGGGCTGGACCTACACCTACGGCCAGGTCAACGTCCATGAAGGCGCCAACACCTTCAGGATCAGCTGTGGGAAGGGCGACGCGTGCGACGTCGCCATAGACCGGGTCTGGCTCACCGAGGACAAGGGCTGA
- a CDS encoding class II fructose-bisphosphate aldolase → MVLVRTGELIAAVQESGRAVGAFNVITLEHAEAIAAGAEAAGAPAILQVSENAVKFHGGRLGPIAAAVNAVARAAAVPLALHLDHITSPELLRAAHPEGFSSVMFDASKLGYGDNVKATAEAVRWGHRHGILVESELGQVGGKDGEPPLDAHAPGARTDPAEAAAYVADTGVDALAVAVGSSHAMTERTAALDHALIARLRAAVPVPLVLHGSSGVPDEEIRAAIAAGMTKINVGTALNSAFTGAVRAFLEAHPSTVDPRKYIAPGREEMAQTVERFLRVVSPCPR, encoded by the coding sequence ATGGTGCTTGTCCGTACCGGTGAACTCATCGCCGCTGTCCAGGAGTCAGGGCGGGCTGTTGGCGCGTTTAATGTGATCACTCTGGAGCACGCTGAGGCCATCGCCGCCGGGGCGGAGGCGGCGGGGGCTCCGGCGATCCTGCAAGTCTCCGAGAACGCCGTGAAGTTCCATGGCGGGCGGCTCGGTCCGATCGCCGCCGCGGTCAACGCTGTCGCACGCGCCGCCGCTGTGCCGCTCGCGCTGCATCTGGATCACATCACCTCTCCCGAGCTGTTGCGCGCCGCCCACCCGGAGGGCTTCAGCTCGGTGATGTTCGACGCGTCGAAGCTCGGTTACGGGGACAACGTCAAGGCCACCGCCGAGGCCGTCAGATGGGGCCATCGGCACGGCATCCTGGTCGAGTCCGAACTGGGCCAGGTCGGCGGCAAGGACGGCGAGCCCCCACTGGACGCGCACGCTCCGGGGGCCCGTACGGACCCGGCCGAAGCGGCGGCGTATGTCGCTGACACCGGGGTGGACGCTCTCGCGGTCGCGGTCGGCAGCTCACACGCCATGACCGAGCGCACGGCGGCCCTCGATCACGCGCTGATCGCCCGGTTGCGTGCCGCCGTACCGGTGCCGCTGGTGCTGCACGGCTCGTCGGGCGTCCCGGATGAGGAGATACGGGCGGCCATCGCGGCCGGAATGACCAAGATCAACGTCGGTACGGCCCTGAACTCCGCCTTCACCGGCGCCGTCCGCGCCTTCCTGGAGGCGCACCCCTCAACCGTCGATCCACGCAAGTACATCGCACCGGGGCGGGAGGAGATGGCTCAGACGGTGGAGCGGTTTCTACGGGTGGTCAGCCCTTGTCCTCGGTGA
- a CDS encoding 1-phosphofructokinase family hexose kinase encodes MILTVTLNAALDITHRVHRLTPHTSHRVRDVAERPGGKGLNVARVLAALGQETVATGFAGGATGEALRARLATVAGVTDALVPIAGTTRRTVAIVDETTGDTTQLNEPGPHITPTEWSGFLDSYRQLLTDTGTDAVALCGSLPPGVPVGAYATLIRAARAVGVPVLLDTSGEPLRRGLAARPDLVKPNSQELAGVTGTNEPLRAAREARRRGAHTVVASLGADGLLAVTPDGGWRATLPGRLTGNPAGAGDSAVAGLLAGLVEGASWPDRLTRAAALSAATVRAPAAGEFDRRTYEELLPRVAVRVQRWEAA; translated from the coding sequence GTGATCCTGACCGTCACGCTTAACGCCGCCCTCGACATCACCCACCGCGTCCACCGCCTTACGCCCCACACCTCCCATCGCGTCCGCGACGTCGCCGAACGGCCCGGCGGCAAGGGCCTCAACGTGGCCCGGGTACTGGCCGCCCTCGGCCAGGAGACGGTCGCCACCGGGTTCGCGGGCGGCGCGACCGGCGAGGCGCTGCGGGCGCGTCTGGCGACGGTGGCCGGGGTTACCGACGCGCTCGTCCCCATCGCCGGGACCACTCGCCGTACCGTCGCCATCGTCGATGAGACCACCGGTGACACCACCCAGCTCAATGAGCCCGGCCCACACATCACTCCCACCGAGTGGTCCGGATTCCTCGACAGCTACCGGCAGTTGCTCACCGACACCGGCACCGATGCCGTCGCGCTCTGCGGCAGCCTGCCGCCCGGGGTGCCGGTCGGGGCGTACGCCACCCTCATACGCGCCGCCCGCGCCGTGGGCGTCCCGGTACTGCTGGACACCAGCGGCGAACCCCTGCGCCGGGGGCTGGCCGCCCGGCCCGATCTGGTGAAGCCCAACTCCCAGGAGCTGGCCGGGGTCACCGGCACGAACGAGCCCCTGCGCGCTGCCCGGGAGGCCCGGCGCCGGGGCGCGCACACGGTGGTCGCCTCACTCGGCGCCGACGGCCTGCTCGCCGTCACCCCGGACGGCGGCTGGCGCGCCACGCTGCCGGGGCGCCTCACCGGCAACCCGGCCGGCGCGGGCGACTCCGCCGTCGCCGGGCTGCTGGCCGGTCTCGTCGAGGGCGCGAGCTGGCCGGACCGGCTGACCCGGGCGGCGGCTCTGTCGGCGGCGACCGTACGCGCCCCGGCGGCGGGGGAGTTCGACCGCCGTACGTATGAGGAGCTGCTGCCGCGGGTTGCGGTTCGCGTGCAGCGGTGGGAAGCGGCGTAG
- the nagA gene encoding N-acetylglucosamine-6-phosphate deacetylase: MKATKRKVLTGATVVLPSGVAEHGRVTVEGARIAPDEPGEAGTLDLTGHWIVPGFVDLHNHGGGGASFTSGTAEDVLTGVRTHQRHGTTTTVASTVTGDLDVLARQAALLSELVEQGELAGIHFEGPFISPCRKGAHSEKLLRHPDPAEVRKLIDAARGAAKMLTLATELPGGIDSVRLLAEHGVIAAIGHTDATYEQTREAIDAGATVATHLFNAMPGLQHRAPGPVAALLEDERITVELINDGTHLHPAILELAFGSAGADRVAFITDAMDAAGFGDGRYQLGPLEVEVTDGVARLADGTIAGSTLTLDTALRRAVTVDKLPIEDAVQALSANPARLLGLADRIGSITPGKDADLVVLDTEYAVKGVLRKGEWVVHPQLG; encoded by the coding sequence GTGAAGGCGACGAAGCGCAAGGTCCTGACCGGCGCCACGGTGGTGCTGCCGTCAGGCGTGGCCGAGCACGGCCGGGTGACCGTCGAGGGGGCCCGTATCGCGCCTGACGAGCCCGGCGAAGCGGGCACGCTCGATCTCACCGGGCACTGGATCGTCCCCGGCTTCGTGGATCTCCACAACCACGGCGGCGGCGGCGCGTCCTTCACCTCCGGCACCGCGGAGGACGTGCTCACCGGCGTACGGACGCACCAGCGGCACGGCACGACCACAACCGTCGCGTCGACCGTTACCGGCGACCTGGACGTTCTTGCCCGGCAGGCCGCGCTGCTCTCCGAACTGGTGGAGCAGGGCGAGCTGGCCGGAATCCACTTCGAGGGGCCGTTCATCTCGCCGTGCCGCAAGGGCGCGCACAGCGAGAAACTGCTGCGCCACCCCGATCCGGCCGAGGTGCGCAAGCTCATTGACGCCGCACGCGGCGCCGCGAAGATGCTCACCCTCGCCACCGAGCTGCCCGGCGGTATCGACTCGGTGCGACTGCTCGCCGAGCACGGGGTCATCGCCGCGATTGGCCACACCGACGCCACCTACGAGCAGACCCGGGAGGCCATTGACGCGGGCGCCACCGTCGCCACGCATCTGTTCAACGCGATGCCGGGTCTCCAGCACCGCGCCCCTGGCCCGGTCGCGGCGCTGCTGGAGGATGAGCGAATCACGGTCGAGCTGATCAACGACGGCACCCATCTGCACCCCGCCATCCTGGAGTTGGCCTTCGGCAGCGCGGGCGCGGACCGGGTCGCGTTCATCACCGACGCCATGGACGCGGCGGGCTTCGGTGACGGCCGCTACCAGCTCGGCCCACTGGAGGTCGAGGTCACGGACGGCGTCGCACGGCTGGCCGACGGCACCATCGCGGGCTCGACGCTCACCCTGGACACGGCGCTGCGGCGGGCGGTGACCGTCGACAAGCTGCCCATCGAGGACGCCGTCCAGGCGCTTTCGGCCAACCCGGCCCGGCTGCTCGGCCTGGCTGACCGGATCGGCTCGATCACCCCGGGTAAGGACGCTGACCTGGTGGTTCTGGACACGGAGTACGCCGTGAAGGGCGTCCTGCGGAAGGGCGAATGGGTTGTTCATCCCCAGCTGGGGTGA